Part of the Mya arenaria isolate MELC-2E11 chromosome 8, ASM2691426v1 genome, ggagttcgagcatATAGGGTTCGACTGCAGTTGAATAAAATGCGAAACGCAATGGATAAAAAGACAAATGAAATACATCTACCAACACTTAAATTCATATGTTTAAGCTCATAACATACTCTTATATACTTATTCTGTAGCAGAAAACAATGTGGTGTATCAAGTTATAactttatatgtatgtttttttgaatatatgtataatattgagCTGACTTCATAAGAGCATTTATACTGATTTGAGATACAAAAATTCTAAGACAAGATGTGAAGAGGTATTAATTCATATCCATATTCCGATAGGTATATGGGCCACCTTAAGTTTAATAGATTAGTTTACCTATGCTTAAAATACTTACGAACATCGTATTTAAAATGCAGCGCTGACATGGAAATGGCTTTTTCTGGTGGTCATATAGCATAAATGAAAAACGTCGATGGAGTAGTATTTTGGAAGATGCTTTGTGTTTCAATTGAGTTTATCAATTTCCATCGAAACGGTGGGAAACTTAATTGATGATTCAAACATAAACATGGTTTTTCCAACATTTCAATCCTtgtcataaacataaaaaagaattttCCCTATTAATTAAAGGGACTATTTCAAGGTCTgtaaagttgatttttttatggttttcttttacgaaataaagtgtgataaattataaggagtgttaaaacaaagatactTTCGGCTGGaaccataaaacaaaatgttgatatatgctcaaatattgtcattgagtccaccattttcaaaaaaatagtaCTAGTATTACGATTGGTTGACTGACATCACCACGTAATGGTACCGATGTATTTAATAACGGTTAAAATATCCATCAGCtcgtggcggatccgtggtctagtggtaacacacttgactgtcaatccgggggtcgcaggttcgatttcCCGCCGCACCACtgaaaaatactaatcgtcttccggagAGACGTTAAATGGGGGATGCCGTGTGcccagtgctatacactggtgcacgttaaataACCAGGGTTACTTTCTGTCCTTGTACTATGCCCCCAAatcctaaaatgactaacaattttATCGCAGCACTCGCCGAAGGGGCCTTGCCCCGAGTGCAAGTattaataagcttacacacaccCCATCAGCTTACTATCAGTCCTTATGGGTGAGTGGATAAAGTAAGGGTTTTCCTATATTTCATTGACACCACCGGCCTGCGTTTGCTCCCCACTACAGCccttttatactttaattgtaattgttttctGTCAGTGAGCTTGAATGcgaaaagcttgtccgagtgattacaATGACTACATTTGGTCTTCAAACtagacatggaggctgggcctggccagtaaatgacccctattgatgcTGAGggcatcaggtcaaaggtcaaggtcttaGTGACATTGAACGCgaaaagcttgtccaagtgttAACTTGACAGTGCCTGCatccatgaccctcaaacttgacatgaaggatGGGCgagaccagtagatgactctattgattttgaggtcatcatgtcaagatcaaggtcacagtgacctttaacgcaaaaagcTTCTCCGAGTTATAACTTgataatgcctgcacccatgtcTCTCAAACTTGACGTGAAGTATGTGCGTGTCCAGTAGATGAAcgttattgattttgaggtcaccAGATCAAAGGTCACTGTCACAGCGACCTTCATTGTGAAAAGCTGGTACGAGTGATAGTAGACAATACATTTTTGCAGGggcccgtttcaataaagacGTGATTCGTATGCTTAAATGATCTTGGTGTCATGGTTTTTGCTACAAATTTGATTGGACGGAACTTTTAACAagttaaagtattaaaaatgaacacaagtaaggaaataaaacaaaaacaacgtGTTGGCACTTGGGGCGTTTATACAGATTGAATAAGCCCTTGATCCATATAGATACAATCCGAGCTCCATTCCATCCATGAAACTGGattataatgatgttttagTGCGGCTTAACTGCGGCATTTTATTTGAGTCATTTTGATTTATCATGTACTTGGGTAACTACCTTGTGAGTCCACGTGATActtttttaaagggactcgctcatgtttttgaacTAACAATTAGTTTTCTTCCGGTAATTtgtctgaaaacacttattttatcattattttaataaattaatttcatcATGTACaattaaagtatgaaaaaagtattttggttttagtggggtgctAACCCACGACGgtaaaataaagaagaagaaaaagaaaaccgATGCCTTATCCACTAGGCCAcgaggggtggtattcaatattggtcttaatttgATGTAAAAACGATGCAGCTAATCGGataacttgttattaataactggccaatagagtgaatgaagtcaatgatgtttgaccataagattgacttaattttaattttgaacacCATCCCTGGACTTCTACAAAAGTGATGTcgatttttgacattttcagaATAGATTGATAAGATCACGTTATAATTTCAACCATCAAATCACGCAAAACAAAGCCGTtattaacgctaatgaaaattgcgGTCTTCgtagacgatatttgagcaaatatcaacatttgctgaagggttccagcttttgaaACCTTAGTTTTAACACTACTAATAATTTGCCACAATTTATTGAACGTCATACAAAAAAGCGCAAAacacatgagcgagtccctttaaagctgcactctcacagatttaccattttgacgacttttttatttttgtctgggaatgagccaatttttgcaaaaatatctgccaaccagtgatataaaacaaaggtCAGATCGCAGtgtttcatatttcctttcgaaaattaatgttttatggctaaaagcgttactagcggtaaaagaaaaatgcatttaacatccatttttgaacttaaatatgaaaatctgcgagaATAAGTTGGCTCGttctaaaagaaaaaagttgtcaaaacgttcgatctgtgagagtgcagctttaagatggctgtatatatttatgaactagaatttcattttcttacGCGACAATTCGAATTGTCAATGAAAAAATGGGATCTTCTTTGAATACATGTAGCTACAATTCAGTCCTGAACACGAACTActgaaattttaataacatgtcatttatacgtatgtttttttgcaaatcatAAACAGACAGATAGGACAGATAAAACAAATGCGCTTGTTAGATTGTATTGCCTGAATCATACCGCCCTAATTtgtagaatttaaaaaaaatcaggagTGTAACACAATTACTCTGAAAACAACATATAGAGGGCAAAAGTGTAAGATGTTAGCAGACGACATCAAACGCcgagaaaatgttcaaactgaGATTCAAAgtagtacatgtattattaaagCTGAACTGTCACAGATTGGCCGATTTGACACCTTTTTTTCATAATCAGCCGATTTGGGCATCAGTGCTTCCAAATCAGtcataaagaataaaacaaaaagagcAGATCTTAATTGTTTGGAACTATGccgaaattttcatttttcttaaagcgttcggtacgcttttagccataaaacatcaatttttgagcgtaaatatgaaaactgcgatctcATCTTTAATCAGCATTCTTATTTCACCGGTTTTCAGACAGAATTTAGCtcaagtaatttttttttataaatttgtcaaaacggccaatctgtgagagtgcagctttaagataagCCTGAAAAACGACATCGAAATGTCGCGGAAAGGTTAAGACTGAAATACAAACTAGCTGAAGTATTAGAAAACGTCATTTAATGCCGAACAGATGTTAGAACTGAAATACATATGAGCTGAAGTATCATGGACTTTATATGATAATGAATACTAGCTTAAAGGGGAAAAAAGCCATAGCTTATAAAACAAGAgcgatatttattttttagccaaagtaatattttaagaGACGTAATTTTGAGTATAAAGAAATTTGTTTTCGACAAAATATAAAGAAGGAAGTGAATTCGAGCCACGGTCCATAAGTTTATAATAGCTGGTTCGAATGAAAATAAATCgcaatttcaaaaaaaacaacagattaaTAGACGATCAGCACGCAACTAGACGTGCACCTTCATCAAATCtaaattattaacatatttcgACATCTTCGtaaaaaatataacttcaaTATAATAACTGAAAGGCAGAATTAATGTGGATACCTCTACGCTTGAATCGTTatctaattatatatttataagtgtATTACAACTAATTTTGCAATctgatgtttgatatatatgttgaataaaatcattttaagctAAACTAAATAATTTCAAGGATAAACCATATTTATCATTTGGTGTACTATGATTTTATAAGATAcacatattaacaaatattaagcACGTATATATTACAGgatcaaaatacaattattttatatataaaatgatgcaCACACTATGTTCATAGGAAGGATCCAAATAACTATTTTCTGTACCCTAGTAAGTGAacaatgttatttcatttcGCTCGTTTTGCATCAATTTTTgagcgtaaatattaaaaactgcgaAGTCATCTTTtatcagtagtcttatatcaataGTATTCAGAAAACTACGCCGAAtttggcttattccaagacaaaatattcaaaagttgtcaaaatagtcaatctatgagagtgcagctttaagatgagCTTGAAAAACGATATCGAAATGTCGCGCAAATGTAAAGACAAACTAGCTGAAGTATTAGAAAACGTCATTTAATGCCGAACAGATGTTAGAACTGAAATATCAATTGTATGATAATGAAGAGTTTAGAGGGAATTAAAAGCCATAGCTTATAAAAGCAAGagccatatttattttttttagcccaaataatattttaagagaCGTAATTTTGagtataaagaaatatgtttttgacaaaatataatctaaAGAAGGAAGAGAAATCGAGCCACGGCCCATAAATTTATGATAGCTTGGtagaatgataaaaataaatcacaatttcaaaaatcagttttatagACAAACAGCACGCAAAAATATAACTTCAATATATTTGCTATTGGGAAAAGTTAATGTTGACACCTCCACGCTTGAATCGTTAtctaattatatgtttttataagtGTACAACAAATAATGTTGCAATctgatgtttgatatatatgctgataaaaataattttaaacatagttTACAATCAGTGCTCTATGATTTGTATTAGAtgcacatataaatatatataattaacataTATTAAGCACGTGTATATTACAGcatcaaaatacaattattttatatataaaataattcacaatCAATGTTCATGGTAAAAAACCCGAATAACGCTTTTCTGTACCCTAGTAAGTGAacaatgttatttcatttcGCCCGTTTGGCACAACAACATGTAGTTTATCTAGCATTTTGGCAAGAGCGTGAACAATTTCACGGTGTTTTCTTTATACTCCGACACAAGCAAAATATTTCGTTGTTTACAATAGGCCAAACAGTGTGCGACGCCCAGTCCATCTCCTCTCGTTAAACTCTCGCACACTTTGGTCCCTTCTCGCGTGATCTGGTGAACACTACTGCCGCTCGAAACGAAGACATTATCGTCGGTGTCGGCAACTATTGCGCTCCGGAGCTCAAGACTGCGGTCTGTGTAGTTAAACACTGGTTCTTCGTTTTTTCTCCCGTTGTCTAGTACAAGGTCGAAGCCCACCACACAATTCCGTCCGCTGTCGCTAACGTATAACATGTCGCATTCAGGGTCAATGTGAACCGCTGTAGGTCGCACTAGGTAGTTGTCAATGGTACGTACGATGTTTCCGGTTAGATCTATTACGTGTATTTGTCCTGACCCGTCCTCTTTAGGGTAAGAAGCGAATATTTCATCACTGTGGGGCGAAAAATCAAACCCTGAATATTGATAGTTTGTTGGGATCTTAGTCTCTAAGTTCAAACGGTTTTGAGTGACACTCATCACTTGAAAACATTGCTCCTCGATCAACATTGTAGCGAATTTCGGCGTATCCTTGTTAGAATCTAAAACGGCTATTTCGGAGGGTCGGGATTTCAGAGGAAAATGATCGAGAAGCCGAATCTTTTCATCAAAAAGTTTAATTCGGTGGTTGTTGTAGTCAGCACATACCAATCTCCTTCCGGGGAGAAACTTACAACCGGAAATGCAACACGTTGTTTTGTCATCAGTCAAGCGAATCGAGTGACCTCCGATCGGTTGCGCCCACTTGCGGACTTGTTTCACGTCGCATAAGCGCTTCCGGAGCGATGAAGCGGATGACGATTGGCTTGAGGGAAGCGAAGCCATGGAATAAACGTCGTCTTGAACAATTGATCCAATGGATGTCACACTTTGAAGCATGGCCTCGAACCTTTTATTGGTGTAGAATTTGATTTCCGCTTCATGCGTCGTCTCCGACGACGTCTCAAGAAAACTTGCATACTTCTTACACTGTCCCAACGATTCTTTCAGAGTAATAAAAATCTGCGCATTATTGGCGGATTTCAAAATCATGGTCATTTTTCTTTCAACTCGGTTTAAAGCCTTTTTAGCTTCCTCCAAAGTGTCTAGCTCGTTAGACGTTTGTAGGGCGACGTTTTGCTTAAAACCACGAACTTCATCTTCGGCGTCCTTAGCCAACCTATTAATCACTTCCGTCGCTACATTTGTCAACCCGTTGATTCTTGTGATAGCTTCTTGTTCTTGCTTTTCAATTCTATTCATGTAATTGTTTTTCCTCCTCATAGTGTCTTCAACACGGGCCTTGAGGGAAGAAATGTTAGTTTGATAAGCGTTAATCTCATCGCCCGCACGGACATTTCCGGCTTCATCGGGAATGAACTTGACGTAGATACACTGGCTATGGCTAATATCCTTACACGATTTGCAACAAAGCTCCCCATGATAGTCACAAAAGTATTCCACGAATTTATCGGCATGTTCTTTACATCGTTCCGTTTCCGCGGTTTTTGGAATGGTTTCCTCGTTTCCGGCGATTGGATATAGTTGATGGCCGCGCGTTAAACGGAAGCGACGATGGTGTTTCCGGCAATCCCGACACAGATTCTCGCCGCATTCGCGACAGAAGACAATAGCTTCGACCGTCCTCGGATCATCAATGTCTGCGAGACACGCGTCACACTGAACGTCGACGTTACTCTTTTGAAACAAACTGTCCGACTCAAATCCAAGAGACTTCCACTCGTATTCGACGGCTCCACGACCGCCTAGCTCCCTACTCTCATTAACAGCGTTTTCTGCTTCCGTCACGTCCCCTGTACTTTCTCCTCGGTCATCAGCATCGCAATCCAATGTTAGCCCCACCCTAGCGCTCATGGtttcgttttaaaaaaacattttaatattagaAGAAACTATCGAAAACTCTTTATAAGTCTCGCTCGATTCAAAAtaacttgataaaatataatattttttatctctcATCCGAACGAGGAAGACGCAGGTAAGGGCACACGGAATATGATCATCGTAATCTTACACGCACGATTACTTTAGTTAGACCCATGACGATAAAGctattttattgacattaaaattaCGCATGACATTACGATGTCAAGGGCACTTCGGGGATGCGTTTTTCTTACATAATTTTTTCTTTGAACCCAACTGGATAAAAATTGGGATAAACCTATTTTTTGTAGGTTATTTCATCATCTTGGGCTGTTTTTTTCCGTTGGATGTTAGCCTTTCCCAGACTACATGGTATTAAAGCAAGTGGAACCATTACTCACAATTGACAAAGATGAAGTTCATCTTCTCTTGAAAATTTGACTGATATGCTATATATAATACCATAAGTATGCGGTTTTATAAAACGCTTGCCGCCAATCAGCATCTAGATtgatttgttgtttctattggTTATTTGGCCAGGGGCGAGTCCAGGAGTTGATGTCAGTGtcagagggggcgtaacttagtcTTAGGGTCGTAACTTTTTGACATCGCTCTTCCCTGAGATccgaaatttatttgttttaaagtgttagCATgggtgttgtttgttttttttggaggggggggggggaggcgcagattttttttatcaatttctggTCCCAAATGGTGCACTTTGGGCGTATTTAATTACGTTTTGTCTcccatgtttaattttatggGGGGGGCAGGATGCGCCCCTCCCCCTGACCTGCTAGTGTTGGCTATTGGTTTCATGGGTTGTTACCCATATCTCGTCATTACAAATGATCTACCTACATGTAAGAAAACTGACATAGATCCGTAAGATAAACTACCCTAGTAAACCAGTGTGTGTAtgccatgtgataaattacgtcatatatgctacgttggaaggcaacattttgcttaaaaggaagacttaaatcaaagataacttttcttttacaaccccattttaaatgaaacaaagggcagtctaaaAAGAGTCCcacatttgtttcattaccgaaatttgataaggtcataagtttcatcaaacactttgacaaacctgtttccagaataatgtattgacagtgctccgtcagaaggccgtattgtgaaaaggtttttcgaagtgttttaagaaactaaactctcaatcaaaatttggtaaaagaacgaaggcggggctccgtaagctgcatagactgcgctatgtttcatttaaaatggtgaagaaaataaaaagttatcattgttttaagtctttaatcgaagcaaaatattgccttccgacgtagcatttatgacacaatttatcacgtggtatacacacactgtaaacGAAATCATGGACATGTTAAACCTGGCGCTGGCTGATGCATAGCGACATAATCTTCTTTAAAATACCTTTAATTAAAGGCACTATTTTATGCGATTCTTTCTAAATCCAATGAAAACCATCATAGTTAACACCATTGGGTGACCCGGTTGAAGTTCcatgataaaaaattgaaacaactgACTTACTGAGTCTATATGTATTTCCTGAAAGGGTGGAATACAGCAGAAAATGTTTGGTGGTCGGTATTCAAGGAGTCCACACGTGGCTTTCACACGTGGTTAAAGCAGTGTTACGACGTATAAACTCAACTTACTAAACACGTAGCAAAATGACCGGGTTCAGTAAAAACATATCATTGCTTTCcaatacaaattatttcataaaataatcaacAAACGAGTATGTTTTCTTTACCAAAAGTACGCACATGCAGGCCACTGATATTTGTAAAAGTACAGCTCCTGTTTGGTCGGTTCCAACATTGGTCTAGTATATTCAATACTAGGGCGTagctattcatgtggattcataattgtgctaggggTCTCCGGGCGCATGCCCCCtgtgatttttttgaaaaccatggtgcaaatATGAACATTCCGGGTGTTCTGAGGtgttttatttagtactggaaaatggacagttttaggatcatgcaGTGAGGTCAaatacgcatactgcaacttggGCTCATTATTTTCAGAATCATTTGTATTTAGCCATGTACTCGCGTATAGGTAGCTACGTGCCTGCTGAAGATAATCTACAACTACTTTTTTTTGAAAGAGACAAAGAAACACCCTTTGCATAAATACACTTCAAGTGCTTCCTAATTTAAAAACACCTGGACCTGGAAGTTCACAttcaacaacattaaaaacGCCCTTGAAATAAAAGGGGAACTTCGTAAATAAACTCATTCAAAAACCGATGGTAATTTATCTGCATACATCCCGGACTATACCGTACCATAACCTCTGCTGTTTATTGGTTATCATTTGGTATTCTTCAAATGCGGAAATGGCTAAAACTGATATCACAGTCCAAACAAATATCACTCCGTGTCACCTGTGTCACTGTGCCACTTTACTCATCCTTCGAAACTAAAAGTGATGACTCAATACTTTTggcttcttcttttttttagtttattattgCTGCATTATTGCTTCACCCAATCAAATCCCCTAAAAATGAAGTCAAAGGAGAAATTCCCCAACTCCAATCGGTTGGTAGGGTATTCGCCAAAGAAGTGATTTCGACTGAAAAAGCGTCGAGACCTCCGATGAATGATATCAAGAGTGGTCTTCATACTTTTTGATAGCAGTTAATGGAAGcacaaacatttacattcaGTTACGGACTGCTTGACTAGAGGATCCAGGggatgccccccccccccgcccccccccccccaaaaaaaagaagaaattcgCCCAACTTTTCTTtcaatatatgagaaaaaatatcaaatacgcTCAAAAAGCGGGCAAGAAATCAGTTGGAATTTTCTAAGAGGGGTGCCCTTAAATCCCATGCCTACACTAccaaccaaataaatttcggttctgagtgaggggcgcatgtcaaaaaGTTACGCCCCTTagtaacgccccctctaacgtcaaattcTGGATTCGCCACTGTGCATGATCACGGACCAAATCAAAACTGTGATTCATATTCTTTATGTGTATGCAGCTTCTAAAAGATTTgttaagaaattattaaaaaaataaaagaagaagGAATTACAGACTTAAATGCAGATTATCGCCATCTTCCCTCTTGCCCACCCGACTCCTTCCAATAATTACAGGATGCAGTCTTCTAGTTAATTTCCCTAtgcatttcaatgtaaatagGCAAACTTCAGATTTGAAGAAATTGCCCATTTCTAGCATTTCAAGTACTTAGTGTATATAACAACCATAGTTTCCTTAAAATTCAGTCAAAACCCAGacgataaaaaagttattgagtTTCCCCCTAAGCAAATTCACTAATTAAAGTCAGGCAGcgcttattttttaaatgaatatatattgcaTCATTTAAAGGGGTTGTACActagattggcaccaaaaaagtatttttccgATACGAattcaggacaattatcttataaaatgtgttacgtcataattgtaaaaaaaagtactaaaatgtaaaaaaagtgtcggagaccgggttcgaacccgtatcgccaaaattgcagtccagcgtcgtattcATAAAGCTATGAAACAtactctaatcgggtgacataattaagctatacacctacctcggtaatatcacgtgttgacaccgactagccaatcacgcataagaaatgaattctacgtagtagacatacccagtaatcttttttaatggaaaaatacgaaattacTGCTAGactaaataaattgtaaactatgtggtacttcagttagtaagtttcaatgcattgtacaaatcgatgccaagtttatgtaagttttcgacaattttcttttttttatcattttatcatacTGAGAACAGCCCCTTTAAGATTAGCAAAGATCTAGTCCACTACATAAAGTAATTAATCTCAAAGATATTCATGACTTTTTTCATCTGATTGCGGGAATTGGACTAAATTAAAGCTATGACACCTATAAATTACGTGCATTACTGAAACAAACTACCAATCAGATAGCATTCTCAACtctaacatacatgtacatgtattatagaTAATTCATCCTGGGCCATATCCTGGTACTTGGTATTTAGGGTTAGGCACATACATGGGTCTAAGTGCTCTGCACCTAAACCAGTCGACGCTATTACGTCAATGACCGGGCCCCTTTATCACAAAATTACTCAAGCCAAATGTCATTCTTAATCTCAACTCAATTTACCAGATAAAAGCATAGAATTTTCaaaattcttacatgtttttataattttggaaaaaataatctCAAAGAATGCGATGATAAATCATTTT contains:
- the LOC128244123 gene encoding uncharacterized protein LOC128244123; protein product: MSARVGLTLDCDADDRGESTGDVTEAENAVNESRELGGRGAVEYEWKSLGFESDSLFQKSNVDVQCDACLADIDDPRTVEAIVFCRECGENLCRDCRKHHRRFRLTRGHQLYPIAGNEETIPKTAETERCKEHADKFVEYFCDYHGELCCKSCKDISHSQCIYVKFIPDEAGNVRAGDEINAYQTNISSLKARVEDTMRRKNNYMNRIEKQEQEAITRINGLTNVATEVINRLAKDAEDEVRGFKQNVALQTSNELDTLEEAKKALNRVERKMTMILKSANNAQIFITLKESLGQCKKYASFLETSSETTHEAEIKFYTNKRFEAMLQSVTSIGSIVQDDVYSMASLPSSQSSSASSLRKRLCDVKQVRKWAQPIGGHSIRLTDDKTTCCISGCKFLPGRRLVCADYNNHRIKLFDEKIRLLDHFPLKSRPSEIAVLDSNKDTPKFATMLIEEQCFQVMSVTQNRLNLETKIPTNYQYSGFDFSPHSDEIFASYPKEDGSGQIHVIDLTGNIVRTIDNYLVRPTAVHIDPECDMLYVSDSGRNCVVGFDLVLDNGRKNEEPVFNYTDRSLELRSAIVADTDDNVFVSSGSSVHQITREGTKVCESLTRGDGLGVAHCLAYCKQRNILLVSEYKENTVKLFTLLPKC